Proteins encoded within one genomic window of Triticum aestivum cultivar Chinese Spring chromosome 2D, IWGSC CS RefSeq v2.1, whole genome shotgun sequence:
- the LOC123050321 gene encoding protein FAR1-RELATED SEQUENCE 5-like produces the protein MSSTPAASAAESSLPTATPTMQLPRTETNGQPRMSNTPVNNQDIQDADNVPRVGKCFQSEEEAYQFYNSYAQTKGFSIRKCRLKFKADGTLSSRYFVCSKAGVKNANPTHVAKKEQAISRTNCMARVQFSINQEGIWTAQKVTLDHNHQLVSPDKRHMLRSQRQLLDADRHMIKQMRTSGIRQAEIYDFCELWYGKDAIPFLQMDCNNYLRSERSKYMETKDAQTLMEYLKNKQAEDPSFFYAMS, from the exons ATGAGCAGCACACCGGCGGCCTCTGCAGCAGAATCCTCTCTGCCCACAGCTACTCCAACCATG CAATTGCCAAGAACTGAGACTAATGGCCAGCCGAGAATGAGCAACACACCAGTGAATAATCAAGACATACAAGATGCAGATAATGTTCCAAGAGTTGGGAAGTGCTTTCAGTCTGAAGAAGAGGCGTACCAATTTTACAATTCTTATGCTCAAACCAAGGGATTTAGCATTAGGAAGTGCCGCTTGAAGTTTAAGGCAGATGGGACTTTAAGTTCCAGATATTTTGTTTGTAGCAAGGCAGGTGTGAAAAATGCTAATCCAACACATGTGGCCAAGAAAGAACAAGCTATTTCGAGGACTAATTGTATGGCTCGAGTTCAATTCAGCATCAATCAAGAGGGAATTTGGACCGCTCAGAAAGTTACGCTCGACCACAATCACCAGCTTGTAAGTCCAGATAAGAGGCACATGCTTAGATCGCAGCGTCAACTCTTAGATGCCGATCGCCACATGATTAAGCAAATGAGGACATCGGGAATTAGACAAGCCGAAATTTATGATTTTTGCGAGCTTTGGTATGGTAAAGATGCTATACCCTTCTTGCAAATGGATTGCAACAATTATTTGCGAAGTGAGCGCTCAAAGTATATGGAAACCAAAGATGCACAAACATTAATGGAGTATCTAAAGAACAAGCAAGCTGAGGACCCTTCGTTTTTCTATGCCATGAgttag
- the LOC123054884 gene encoding purple acid phosphatase 22 (The sequence of the model RefSeq protein was modified relative to this genomic sequence to represent the inferred CDS: added 41 bases not found in genome assembly), with translation MPAPTYLSPPSLPLRHTTTATASAHLLSGGRRNRGSRPRRMSGLVLLKAKVGDVDGGPELLLASRRHAVLGVARVLFAAANERCLRGMDRAALGRGGFFAGAMANSWRVLMQGLASLMFLCARADEYVRQPPSPLVLTPHDKPAAHPQQVHISTVGRNKMRISWVTDDRNTPSVVEYGESRGNYTASATGDQATYKYFFYESGAIHHVTIGPLAPGTTYHYRCGKAGDELTLRTPPASLPLELVVIGDLGQTRWTASTLAHIGGADYDMLLLPGDLSYADTQQPLWDSFGRLVQPLASARPWMVTEGNHEAEALPVVGFAPFVAYNARWRMPHEESGSASNLYYSFDAAGGAAHVVMLGSYAEFEEGSAQRAWLERDLAGVDRRRTPWLLVLLHAPWYNTNQAHQGEGEAMRAAMEALLYEARVDVVFSGHVHAYERFTRIYDNEADGRGPMYITIGDGGNREGLALKFLEDHKSAHLSVFQEASFGHGRLRIVDETSAVWTWHRNDDEYATVRDEVWLESLATPKLSMVLELCQI, from the exons ATGCCAGCCCCAACCTACCtatctcctccctccctccccctccgccacaccaccaccgccaccgccagcgCGCACCTCCTCTCCGGTGGCCGCCGCAACCGTGGCAGCCGCCCACGGCGCATGTCAG GTCTCGTGCTACTTAAAGCCAAGGTCGGCGATGTCGACGGAGGGCCCGAGCTCCTCCTGGCTTCGCGGCGACACGC CGTCCTCGGCGTGGCCAGGGTCCTCTTCGCGGCGGCGAACGAGCGGTGCCTGCGGGGCATGGACCGGGCGGCGCTCGGGCGCGGGGGCTTCTTCGCGGGGGCCATGGCCAACTCGTGGAGGGTGCTCATGCAGGGGCTCGCGTCGCTCATGTTCCTCTGCGCGCGCGCCGACGAGTATGTCCGGCAGCCGCCGAGCCCGCTTGTGCTCACGCCCCACGACAAGCCGGCCGCTCATCCTCAGCAG GTGCACATTTCAACTGTGGGAAGGAACAAGATGAGGATTTCATGGGTCACTGACGACCGGAACACGCCGTCGGTGGTGGAGTACGGCGAATCTCGGGGCAACTACACCGCGTCAGCGACGGGCGACCAGGCGACGTACAAATACTTCTTCTACGAGTCCGGCGCGATCCACCACGTGACGATCGGCCCGCTGGCGCCCGGCACAACCTACCACTACCGGTGCGGCAAGGCCGGCGACGAGCTCACCCTCCGGACCCCTCCGGCGTCCCTCCCGCTCGAGCTCGTCGTCATCGGCGACCTCGGGCAGACCCGGTGGACGGCGTCGACGCTGGCGCACATCGGCGGCGCGGACTACGACATGCTGCTGCTCCCGGGCGACCTGTCGTACGCGGACACGCAGCAGCCGCTGTGGGACTCGTTCGGGCGGCTGGTGCAGCCGCTGGCGAGCGCGCGGCCGTGGATGGTGACGGAGGGCAACCACGAGGCGGAGGCGCTCCCCGTCGTCGGCTTCGCGCCCTTCGTCGCCTACAACGCGCGGTGGCGGATGCCGCACGAGGAGAGTGGCTCCGCCTCCAACCTCTACTACTCGTTCGACGCGGCCGGCGGCGCGGCGCACGTCGTGATGCTGGGCTCCTACGCCGAGTTCGAGGAGGGGTCGGCGCAGCGCGCGTGGCTGGAGCGGGACCTCGCCGGCGTGGACCGGCGGAGGACGCCGTGGCTGCTGGTGCTGCTGCACGCGCCGTGGTACAACACCAACCAGGCCCACCAGGGGGAGGGCGAGGCGATGCGCGCCGCCATGGAGGCGCTCCTCTACGAGGCCCGCGTCGACGTCGTCTTCTCCGGCCACGTCCACGCCTACGAGCGATTC ACGAGGATCTACGACAACGAGGCCGACGGCCGGGGCCCGATGTACATAACCATCGGCGACGGCGGCAACAGAGAAGGGCTTGCTCTCAA GTTCCTGGAGGATCACAAGTCGGCGCACCTGTCGGTGTTCCAGGAGGCGAGCTTTGGGCACGGCCGGCTGAGGATCGTGGACGAGACGAGCGCCGTCTGGACGTGGCACCGCAACGACGACGAATACGCCACCGTCCGCGACGAGGTCTGGTTGGAGAGCTTGGCTA
- the LOC123054885 gene encoding lipoate-protein ligase A, with amino-acid sequence MTFGSVIERNVARPLMRLVTMGGAPILQQLHLEERLLRRTSDNWCIVNDGTAPPTIVMGVSGKVSELVEIRPVLRDHVPVVRRFSGGGTVIVDQGTVFVTFICNKTAVAGLQPFPRDIMSWTGQLYGKVFRGFGEFHLRENDYAFDHRKFGGNAQSITKDRWVHHTSFLWDYDVKNMSYLKNPQRAPEYRQARDHSDFLCRMNEYMPSRSVFTEGITAALGEHFTVQHTELEMALSDHDDFVPSTKVLSPQDLQDIISSKEAPTVERVQGWPR; translated from the exons ATGACGTTCGGGTCTGTCATCGAGAGGAACGTGGCGCGGCCGCTCATGAGGCTGGTCACCATGGGCGGTGCGCCGATCCTGCAGCAGCTCCACCTGGAAGAAAGGCTGCTGCGCCGCACCAGCGATAACTGGTGCATTGTCAACGATGGCACGGCTCCGCCCACCATTGTCATGGGTGTCTCTGG GAAGGTCTCTGAGCTCGTCGAGATACGGCCTGTGCTTCGGGATCATGTGCCAGTGGTAAGGCGGTTCAGTGGAGGTGGCACTGTCATTGTTGATCAGGGGACGGTGTTTGTCACCTTCATTTGCAACAAGACTGCTGTCGCTGGGTTGCAGCCGTTTCCCCGTGACATCATGTCATGGACAGGCCAGCTGTATGGCAAAGTGTTCCGTGGATTCGGTGAATTTCATCTCCGTGAAAATG ACTATGCATTCGATCATCGAAAGTTTGGTGGAAATGCTCAGTCCATAACGAAAGATCGTTGGGTACACCACACATCATTCTTATGGGATTATGATGTGAAAAATATGAGTTATCTAAAAAACCCACAACGTGCTCCTGAATATCGCCAG GCGAGGGACCACTCAGATTTCCTATGCCGCATGAACGAGTACATGCCATCACGATCAGTTTTCACTGAAGGGATAACCGCGGCCCTCGGAGAACACTTTACGGTCCAACACACGGAGTTAGAAATGGCACTCTCTGACCACGATGACTTCGTGCCTTCTACAAAGGTGTTATCGCCGCAGGACTTGCAAGACATCATCTCCTCCAAGGAGGCCCCCACAGTAGAGAGAGTTCAAGGATGGCCACGGTGA